The Apodemus sylvaticus chromosome 5, mApoSyl1.1, whole genome shotgun sequence genome has a segment encoding these proteins:
- the LOC127684834 gene encoding olfactory receptor 5D13-like: MAAVRTQAWAKNLLAGDRENQTYPVIFILLGFSEYPDLQVPLFLMFLTIYTITVLGNLGMIGIIRINTKLHNTPMYFFLSHLSFVDFCYSTVVTPKLLENLIIEDRTISFSGCIMQFCFACTFVVTETYMLAVMAYDRFVAVCNPLLYTVAMSPKLCFILVSASYSWGLICSLTLTYFLLRLSFQGINIINNFVCEHAAIVAVSCSDPYISQKIIFVSASFNEISSLIIILTSYVFIFITIMKLPSTGGRSKAFSTCASHLTAITIFHGTILFLYCVPNTKSSWLMVKVASVFYTVFIPMLNPLIYSLRNKDVKESVRKLMTKSL, translated from the coding sequence GGACCGAGAAAACCAGACTTACCCTGTAATCTTCATTCTCTTGGGCTTCTCTGAATACCCGGATCTGCAGGTGCCCCTGTTCCTCATGTTTCTGACCATATACACAATCACTGTGCTAGGAAACCTGGGAATGATTGGCATCATCAGGATCAATACAAAGCTCCACAATAcccccatgtactttttccttaGTCATCTTTCCTTTGTGGATTTCTGTTACTCTACTGTTGTAACGCCCAAACTTTTAGAAAACTTGATCATAGAAGACAGAACCATCTCTTTCTCTGGCTGTATCATGCAGTTCTGCTTTGCATGTACATTTGTCGTGACTGAAACATACATGTTGGCTGTGATGGCCTATGACAGATTTGTTGCCGTGTGCAATCCTCTGCTCTACACTGTTGCCATGTCCCCAAAGCTGTGTTTCATTTTAGTAAGTGCCTCATACTCTTGGGGTTTAATCTGTTCTCTGACACTTACTTACTTTTTACTGAGACTATCCTTTCAAGgaattaatattataaataactttgtgtgtgagcatgctgCTATTGTGGCTGTATCTTGCAGTGACCCTTACATTAGTCAGAAGAttatttttgtctctgcttcatttaATGAAATAAGCAGCCTAATTATTATTCTTACTTCCTATGTTTTCATCTTCATCACTATCATGAAGTTGCCTTCCACTGGAGGCCGTAGTAAAGCCTTCTCAACATGTGCCTCCCACCTGACTGCCATTACTATTTTCCACGGAACAATTCTATTTCTCTACTGTGTACCTAACACAAAGAGTTCTTGGCTCATGGTCAAGGTGGCCTCGGTGTTCTATACAGTCTTCATCCCTATGTTAAACCCCCTGATCTATAGTCTCAGAAATAAAGATGTCAAGGAGTCAGTCAGAAAGTTGATGACCAAAAGTTTGTAA